A stretch of the Paenibacillus dendritiformis genome encodes the following:
- a CDS encoding N-acetylmuramoyl-L-alanine amidase: MSMYNYIVDHIPRNTPYDRRPGNKMDATTLTIHNTGNPSSTARNERGWLTNPSNKRTASYHIVVDEHEAIEVLPLNENAWHAGDGNGNGNRKSIGIEICESGNYGKTLQNAAALVARMLYERGWGVDRLRRHFDWSGKICPRLMYSGGKWTAWERFKLMVQKELNAMDKPKQPDKSADGVTITVDGRELDEAGILIGNTAYVPVRAVLEAAGAKVKWDGKGKKVNITSS; the protein is encoded by the coding sequence ATGAGCATGTATAACTATATCGTTGATCACATTCCGCGTAACACGCCGTATGATCGGCGTCCTGGGAACAAGATGGACGCGACAACGCTGACAATTCATAACACAGGAAATCCGTCGTCTACCGCTCGGAACGAGCGCGGATGGCTCACGAACCCGTCAAACAAGCGGACAGCATCATATCACATTGTTGTGGATGAACACGAAGCAATCGAAGTCCTGCCGCTAAACGAAAATGCATGGCACGCAGGTGATGGTAACGGCAATGGCAATCGGAAGTCTATCGGCATTGAAATCTGTGAGTCCGGTAACTACGGTAAGACTCTTCAAAACGCGGCTGCACTCGTAGCACGTATGCTATATGAGCGTGGATGGGGCGTAGATCGCCTGAGACGGCACTTTGATTGGTCGGGTAAGATTTGTCCTAGATTGATGTACAGCGGAGGTAAATGGACAGCCTGGGAGCGGTTTAAACTTATGGTACAAAAGGAGTTGAACGCAATGGATAAACCGAAGCAGCCTGATAAATCGGCCGACGGCGTGACAATCACTGTCGACGGTCGCGAGTTGGACGAGGCTGGGATTCTAATCGGAAATACCGCCTATGTTCCGGTTCGGGCGGTGCTTGAGGCAGCCGGCGCCAAAGTGAAATGGGATGGAAAGGGAAAAAAGGTCAACATAACTTCATCGTGA
- a CDS encoding phage holin family protein has protein sequence MEKVVMALSQIVGDYAPKQLAAGGAAGMFGVLVALYGDWTSLLTILLIVVAIDYVTGVMAAGAEGKLKSSIGMIGIARKIFIFMVVAVAHQVDTVLGDQHMLRDAAIFFYMANELLSIIENGGRLGVPMPKVFIKAVEVLKAKGGEEKDEHV, from the coding sequence ATGGAAAAAGTAGTTATGGCATTGAGTCAAATTGTAGGAGACTACGCGCCGAAGCAACTAGCGGCTGGTGGAGCGGCTGGGATGTTTGGTGTTCTCGTCGCGCTGTATGGAGATTGGACGTCATTGCTAACGATATTACTCATTGTTGTGGCTATTGATTACGTGACGGGTGTCATGGCTGCTGGGGCCGAAGGCAAGTTGAAAAGCAGCATCGGCATGATCGGCATTGCGCGGAAGATATTTATCTTCATGGTTGTGGCGGTGGCTCACCAGGTGGATACTGTCTTGGGCGATCAACACATGCTTCGTGATGCGGCGATTTTCTTTTATATGGCTAATGAATTGCTATCGATAATCGAAAATGGCGGCCGCTTGGGCGTACCGATGCCGAAAGTCTTTATCAAGGCCGTGGAAGTTCTGAAAGCAAAGGGAGGGGAGGAAAAAGATGAGCATGTATAA
- a CDS encoding glucosaminidase domain-containing protein, translating to MNSSLGGVLQGTGDLFVKYGNKYGIDPALLAAISIHETGNGTSSAARNKYNLGGMMDPSSNWTKLMSFKSIEEGIDAMARNLKKNYIDQGITSIEGIGKKYAPVGAKNDPRGQNKHWIPGVTSYYNKLRG from the coding sequence TTGAATAGTTCGCTTGGCGGTGTGCTGCAAGGTACAGGCGATCTGTTTGTTAAGTATGGCAACAAGTATGGGATAGACCCAGCTTTATTGGCCGCGATCAGTATTCATGAGACAGGGAACGGTACATCTTCGGCCGCCCGCAACAAGTACAACCTGGGCGGCATGATGGACCCATCATCGAATTGGACAAAGCTCATGTCATTTAAGAGCATTGAAGAGGGAATTGACGCAATGGCCCGGAACTTGAAAAAGAACTACATCGACCAAGGTATTACTTCAATCGAAGGTATTGGGAAGAAGTACGCTCCAGTAGGGGCAAAGAATGACCCGCGTGGTCAAAATAAACACTGGATTCCAGGAGTAACAAGCTATTACAACAAACTGAGGGGATGA
- a CDS encoding phage terminase large subunit yields MSNKIVIPYKPQPRQQVYHQTVADEILYGGAAGGGKSEATIWDALKYAVQYPGSRQIIFRRTYPDLQRSIIARTLQVYPKELCKYNASKHEWSFINGSVIELAYWDNDANYMNYQGAEYDVIRWEELTQFEEKWYKYMLSRLRGSKPYPRSVKSTTNPGGVGHTWVKKRFVSIGPAETVYHIPETDDDGNALYWPEGTPQAGEPIIRSRIFIPANVHDNQALVQSDPGYLARLLALPDVERKQLLEGDWDVFAGQYFSEFSRAVHVVEPFEIPRDWKRYRALDEGYTDPFVCLWIALAPDGTGYLYRELAQTKLLTSEQVERVHLNTPVSERFEYNVADTSFWNKAKTENITPAEIFATKGVPLIQAKKERVNGWKRLREWLHVEERIDHVTGERYKTARLKIFSTCIKAIEAIPAMMHDEKQVEDVAAHSLDHIPDALRYWVMSQPTPGNGESAWSATPEALPGRRSDFDDDDDDDTPTIQGFW; encoded by the coding sequence ATGAGTAATAAAATTGTCATTCCATACAAACCACAGCCTCGGCAGCAGGTGTACCATCAGACGGTAGCAGATGAGATACTGTACGGCGGAGCCGCTGGAGGTGGGAAGTCGGAAGCGACCATATGGGACGCACTGAAATACGCTGTCCAGTATCCCGGCAGCCGGCAGATTATATTCCGGCGTACTTACCCGGACTTGCAGCGGTCCATTATAGCACGTACACTGCAGGTCTACCCCAAAGAGTTATGCAAATACAATGCGTCCAAACATGAGTGGTCATTTATAAATGGTAGCGTCATAGAGTTGGCTTACTGGGACAATGACGCCAACTATATGAACTATCAAGGTGCAGAATACGACGTTATCCGCTGGGAAGAGCTGACCCAGTTTGAAGAAAAATGGTACAAGTACATGCTTTCCCGGCTGCGCGGTAGTAAGCCATATCCCCGCAGCGTCAAGAGTACGACCAACCCGGGAGGCGTGGGCCACACATGGGTGAAGAAGCGATTCGTATCCATTGGCCCAGCTGAGACGGTCTATCACATTCCAGAGACGGACGACGATGGAAATGCGCTGTATTGGCCCGAAGGTACACCGCAGGCCGGGGAACCTATTATACGCAGCAGGATATTCATCCCCGCGAATGTACATGACAATCAAGCCCTGGTCCAGTCAGATCCGGGCTATTTGGCCCGCCTATTGGCGTTGCCGGACGTGGAACGCAAGCAGCTCCTTGAGGGGGATTGGGACGTGTTCGCCGGGCAATATTTCAGTGAGTTCAGCCGCGCCGTGCACGTCGTAGAGCCGTTCGAAATACCTCGGGACTGGAAAAGGTACCGGGCACTTGATGAAGGGTATACTGACCCATTCGTGTGTTTGTGGATTGCCTTGGCTCCAGATGGCACGGGGTATCTGTATAGAGAATTGGCACAAACAAAGCTGCTGACAAGCGAACAGGTAGAGCGCGTACATCTAAATACGCCAGTGTCAGAGCGATTTGAGTACAACGTAGCTGATACAAGCTTTTGGAATAAGGCCAAAACGGAGAACATCACGCCAGCGGAGATATTCGCGACCAAAGGTGTGCCGCTTATACAGGCCAAAAAAGAGCGTGTCAACGGATGGAAAAGACTGAGGGAATGGTTGCACGTTGAAGAACGCATTGACCATGTGACAGGGGAGCGATACAAGACGGCGCGCCTGAAGATATTCTCCACCTGCATCAAGGCTATAGAGGCCATTCCGGCCATGATGCACGATGAAAAGCAGGTAGAGGACGTGGCGGCACACAGTCTCGACCATATACCGGATGCGTTAAGGTATTGGGTTATGAGTCAGCCGACGCCCGGGAATGGCGAATCCGCATGGTCAGCGACGCCGGAGGCATTGCCCGGGAGACGTTCTGACTTCGATGACGATGACGACGATGATACACCAACCATACAAGGATTTTGGTAA
- a CDS encoding ribbon-helix-helix protein, CopG family has protein sequence MEKKGKAATRAKDKYNSANYDQIKLWGRKGDRERIDVAAAKSGKSRNAFIMEAIEEKIEREGLESQTETKEPRD, from the coding sequence ATGGAGAAGAAAGGTAAAGCTGCGACCAGAGCAAAGGATAAGTACAATTCGGCAAACTATGATCAAATTAAATTGTGGGGCCGGAAGGGAGACCGCGAAAGAATCGATGTGGCTGCTGCGAAAAGCGGGAAGAGCAGGAACGCCTTCATCATGGAGGCCATCGAAGAGAAAATCGAACGGGAAGGGTTGGAAAGCCAGACAGAAACTAAAGAGCCCCGGGATTAG
- a CDS encoding Mu-like prophage major head subunit gpT family protein, whose amino-acid sequence MQTKLRWDPRVLEPIFKELYSLEQKDKKDYIPMLYNVTTSNKDMESYEGIGAEGLMEEWSYSNNQVYYEDVDELWQKVIKNRKFSDGRIIEKDFVDDLKLTEIKRRIASLADAVYKTQQLQGVEFLNNAFVGTGPNWRGRMDNYLGPDGKPLCAADHPYSPTNDTDVQSNLGNKPLTIDSWDETAVAMQEWKDDRGNPLAVIPDTLIVAPYNARAAFKIAGLPDADLPKYEPGSNNFDSNMYMGNIKVIVNPFISPKYRKNWFAVDSARMKRFNIWQWRRKVENGTMTDFDTEVAKYKAIGRWAYGYTNYSFIYGHKVE is encoded by the coding sequence ATGCAAACTAAACTTCGTTGGGATCCGCGAGTACTGGAACCAATCTTTAAGGAACTGTACTCATTGGAGCAGAAAGACAAGAAAGACTATATTCCGATGCTGTACAACGTTACGACATCGAACAAAGATATGGAGAGTTACGAAGGCATCGGCGCAGAGGGCCTGATGGAAGAATGGAGCTATTCGAACAATCAGGTCTATTACGAAGATGTAGATGAGTTGTGGCAGAAGGTCATCAAAAACCGGAAGTTCTCAGACGGACGAATCATTGAAAAGGATTTTGTCGATGACCTTAAATTGACTGAGATTAAGCGTAGAATTGCTTCCTTGGCGGATGCTGTATACAAGACGCAGCAGTTGCAGGGTGTTGAGTTCCTGAATAATGCATTTGTCGGCACAGGGCCTAACTGGCGCGGCCGGATGGATAACTATTTGGGTCCAGATGGAAAGCCGTTGTGTGCTGCCGATCATCCATATAGCCCGACGAACGACACCGATGTACAGTCCAACCTTGGGAACAAGCCGCTTACAATTGATTCGTGGGATGAAACGGCCGTTGCTATGCAGGAATGGAAAGACGATCGCGGCAATCCGCTGGCTGTCATTCCTGACACGCTGATTGTCGCTCCGTACAATGCCCGGGCAGCATTCAAGATCGCTGGGCTGCCTGACGCCGACCTGCCAAAATATGAGCCGGGCAGCAATAACTTCGATTCGAACATGTACATGGGCAACATCAAAGTTATTGTCAATCCGTTCATTTCGCCGAAGTACCGCAAAAACTGGTTCGCAGTAGATTCCGCCCGAATGAAACGGTTCAACATCTGGCAATGGAGACGGAAAGTTGAAAACGGCACAATGACCGATTTCGATACAGAAGTAGCCAAATATAAAGCTATCGGCCGTTGGGCGTATGGATATACGAACTATTCGTTCATCTACGGCCACAAGGTAGAATAG
- a CDS encoding LPD38 domain-containing protein, giving the protein MASQKDQIKMYRDIYRQNRDDVGGYIQQSQPQPQQLDPEMQKWAQFFDDLNAGIDPYQREARAALPKELTALNPLEGSSLLQPPRQPSKLEKLGNSIVSPARPKETQADINRRRRAEIQPRNGFEAAVKSVADPVANFIDSLLYENVAGQFVTRAGHSAAGMVGPTVTPKPETGSKIADVVADIGGGIAGFGLNAATGGAPGTNLLSGPYRAADAALLSPGGQKLTQAAANQIGKVFKPETAQKLAETGLRGAAAGAIQNVAQSGMRGETDAQDIALAAGLGAGLGALGDVAAYGIGQGIKTLMKKNGIPEKEIAEILALPPSGKETRMAAAAERSRLPVGEEPIISPPQTKAIAENVSAGRPELQQIDNAMNDLQMKHEQAIIDEYKALKESVAQLGESRPTNKELYEVARERVGRTGFDEPPRPNDNIPEFLRLRRNQEAAAPTPEPLNPPTEPSPKHTLKEQLDASLEEMQQPMGISAFGKAGTPYERASLEDTMSQIRSRSQKELDVRTKKDTFYQNFVDDVHAFNRFDKFAEKVLGRRLKASERVHTSALNARGADMIASQIVKEGLVDKNGQVVGRSLKERLAGLPLNRYAEFEDYLLNRHAITRAERGEKVFGEKVKWNPEIAEGKIAQYEQKYPMFNQIAEDLYDYQRTMVQKWLVDTGMISQEQANAWFEANPFYVPNKRYFSNIEKGGAGYRAKKGYANQSVPVKKFNKKGSTRQIISPIESIIENTDAFVKAAKRNEVMQKFVQRLNQDPEAYQDWAEIVQSFSDVRDLKKMLDDGIGSLLDDVAKDYDKAFKQTNLDTDDIVRVLVDGEPVHVQIKDKDLLRSAMALGPERSAWLLDQVGKLTNMFKTFTTGVNPYFVARNITRDLGDSWVFSKSTGNPLAFVNDFLKAAIDIFGNKQAWKEYKNIGGGHTSQVASRNMLMRSKMDVLPKTYYSRLRTGPRWLWSKLEDALSATESMSRLAEFKRLRGSSTPEELQKALYEAQEVAVNFKRRGALTKEIDKVFPYFNAAVQGLDRFVRSFKDDPVKALVKATLAMTVPTAVLYAMNRDNPRYQELPENTKDNFFLIPIDGGEKFIRIAKPREFGVLFSGLPERLMRQFADEDPDAWDEFASLLVKTFSLPGLEGGLTAKGGLPQKALGTLRDTIGGPFVDLAMNQNFAGSPIVPGYLERLSPELQYDEKTSGLARKTAELMGGSPKQYDYIMQQYLGGIGKAILPGAAPAGNPLKELSAQFVTDPTYSNKLSTRFYDVKDKLDQAYADRGVKGELPEWYSDGARKRLNKLSESMSNTRKVMKAIEADRNLSQKEKEEQLRELREEINELARIGIELTKDLKIPKS; this is encoded by the coding sequence ATGGCATCGCAGAAAGACCAGATCAAAATGTACCGCGATATCTACCGTCAAAACAGGGATGATGTGGGCGGGTATATTCAACAGTCGCAGCCTCAGCCCCAACAGCTTGATCCCGAGATGCAAAAATGGGCACAGTTTTTCGATGACTTGAATGCCGGAATAGACCCATACCAGAGAGAGGCGCGCGCTGCACTACCAAAAGAGTTGACTGCGTTGAATCCACTTGAAGGCTCGAGTTTGCTGCAACCTCCAAGGCAGCCTAGCAAGTTGGAAAAGTTGGGGAATAGTATTGTCTCCCCGGCGCGGCCAAAAGAGACGCAAGCGGACATCAACCGCAGACGCAGGGCGGAAATACAGCCAAGAAACGGATTCGAAGCCGCCGTTAAATCTGTTGCCGATCCGGTTGCGAATTTCATCGACAGCTTGTTATATGAAAACGTCGCGGGTCAGTTTGTTACCCGTGCCGGACACTCGGCGGCGGGGATGGTCGGGCCGACTGTAACCCCGAAGCCAGAGACAGGATCGAAGATCGCGGATGTTGTGGCCGATATAGGCGGTGGCATCGCGGGATTTGGTCTGAATGCTGCCACAGGCGGCGCCCCGGGGACGAACCTGTTAAGTGGTCCATATCGCGCCGCAGATGCCGCCTTGCTCTCTCCTGGAGGACAGAAGCTTACGCAGGCAGCGGCGAATCAGATCGGGAAAGTATTTAAGCCTGAGACTGCGCAGAAGTTGGCGGAAACAGGACTGCGGGGTGCTGCCGCTGGAGCAATCCAAAACGTAGCTCAGTCGGGGATGCGTGGGGAAACTGATGCTCAAGACATCGCACTAGCGGCCGGCCTTGGTGCCGGTCTGGGTGCGTTGGGGGATGTCGCCGCCTATGGTATAGGCCAGGGTATCAAGACCCTAATGAAGAAGAACGGCATTCCAGAAAAGGAGATAGCAGAAATTTTGGCTTTGCCGCCTTCTGGCAAAGAAACGCGTATGGCAGCCGCTGCGGAACGGTCTCGGCTGCCGGTAGGTGAGGAGCCGATAATCAGCCCTCCGCAAACGAAGGCGATAGCAGAAAACGTAAGCGCTGGCCGTCCAGAGCTGCAGCAGATCGACAATGCCATGAACGATCTGCAAATGAAGCACGAACAAGCGATCATTGACGAGTATAAGGCTCTCAAAGAATCTGTTGCTCAACTCGGCGAGAGTCGGCCGACGAACAAAGAGTTATATGAGGTGGCGCGCGAGCGAGTAGGCAGAACTGGATTTGACGAGCCGCCGCGTCCTAATGATAACATTCCAGAGTTTTTGCGACTTCGACGAAATCAAGAGGCCGCGGCACCGACTCCAGAGCCGCTGAATCCTCCAACCGAGCCATCCCCAAAACATACCCTGAAGGAACAACTAGACGCATCCCTAGAAGAGATGCAGCAGCCTATGGGTATATCGGCATTCGGGAAGGCGGGTACGCCTTACGAGCGTGCATCTCTTGAGGATACGATGTCACAGATACGCTCCAGGTCACAAAAAGAACTTGACGTCAGAACGAAGAAGGATACGTTTTATCAGAACTTTGTCGATGATGTCCACGCGTTCAACAGATTCGACAAGTTTGCGGAGAAGGTGCTGGGCCGTCGGTTGAAGGCATCCGAGAGGGTGCATACATCTGCCCTGAACGCGCGCGGGGCGGATATGATTGCGAGCCAGATAGTCAAGGAAGGGCTAGTTGATAAGAATGGGCAAGTCGTCGGCCGCTCCCTGAAGGAACGGTTGGCTGGGCTGCCGTTGAACCGGTACGCAGAATTCGAGGACTACCTTCTAAATCGGCACGCCATCACGCGCGCAGAACGCGGCGAGAAAGTATTCGGCGAAAAGGTCAAATGGAATCCCGAGATAGCTGAAGGGAAAATAGCACAATACGAACAGAAGTATCCGATGTTCAACCAGATAGCAGAAGACTTGTATGACTATCAACGAACAATGGTACAAAAATGGTTGGTCGATACGGGGATGATCTCGCAGGAACAAGCAAATGCCTGGTTTGAAGCGAATCCTTTTTACGTACCCAACAAACGGTATTTCTCTAACATCGAGAAAGGCGGCGCCGGATACCGAGCAAAGAAAGGGTACGCCAACCAGTCAGTGCCCGTAAAGAAATTCAATAAGAAAGGCTCGACGCGTCAGATCATTTCGCCGATTGAAAGTATCATCGAGAATACGGATGCCTTTGTAAAGGCTGCAAAGCGGAACGAGGTCATGCAGAAATTTGTCCAACGTTTGAATCAAGATCCTGAAGCATACCAAGACTGGGCGGAGATTGTGCAGTCTTTTTCCGATGTTCGGGACCTGAAGAAGATGCTGGATGACGGAATCGGTTCGCTGCTGGACGATGTTGCGAAAGACTACGATAAAGCGTTCAAGCAGACCAATCTTGATACGGATGATATTGTTCGCGTGCTTGTAGACGGGGAACCGGTGCATGTGCAGATCAAGGACAAGGACTTGCTTCGATCTGCAATGGCGCTGGGACCGGAACGGTCGGCGTGGCTGCTCGATCAGGTAGGCAAGCTCACGAACATGTTCAAGACGTTCACGACGGGGGTTAACCCCTATTTCGTGGCGCGAAACATTACGCGAGACCTAGGTGATTCGTGGGTATTCTCGAAATCAACGGGGAATCCGTTGGCCTTCGTGAACGACTTCCTGAAGGCTGCAATAGACATTTTCGGAAACAAACAGGCGTGGAAGGAATACAAAAACATCGGCGGTGGGCATACATCACAGGTAGCAAGCAGAAACATGCTTATGCGAAGTAAGATGGATGTTCTACCGAAAACATATTATTCGCGACTTCGGACAGGCCCGCGCTGGCTATGGTCCAAATTAGAGGACGCTTTGTCCGCTACGGAGTCCATGAGTCGGCTGGCAGAGTTTAAACGATTACGAGGTTCAAGCACACCGGAAGAGTTGCAGAAGGCACTATACGAGGCTCAGGAAGTGGCTGTTAATTTCAAGCGCCGTGGTGCGCTGACCAAAGAAATAGACAAGGTATTTCCTTACTTCAATGCTGCCGTACAGGGCTTGGATCGATTCGTGCGCTCTTTTAAAGACGACCCAGTGAAAGCTCTTGTTAAAGCCACACTAGCGATGACTGTACCGACAGCGGTGCTTTACGCAATGAACAGAGATAACCCGAGGTATCAAGAACTGCCAGAGAACACGAAGGATAATTTCTTCCTTATCCCGATAGATGGAGGGGAGAAATTTATTCGCATTGCTAAACCTCGGGAATTTGGCGTGTTGTTTTCAGGCTTACCAGAAAGGCTGATGCGACAATTTGCAGATGAAGATCCAGATGCATGGGATGAGTTTGCATCATTACTTGTGAAGACATTTTCTCTCCCTGGACTGGAAGGTGGGCTGACAGCCAAGGGTGGACTTCCACAAAAAGCGCTGGGTACGCTGCGGGACACGATTGGCGGTCCATTCGTCGACCTAGCGATGAACCAAAACTTCGCGGGATCTCCTATCGTGCCTGGGTATCTTGAGCGCTTGTCGCCGGAATTACAATACGACGAGAAGACAAGCGGCCTAGCGCGTAAAACTGCTGAGCTTATGGGCGGATCGCCAAAGCAATATGACTACATCATGCAGCAGTATCTAGGAGGGATAGGAAAAGCCATACTTCCGGGGGCGGCGCCTGCGGGCAATCCACTCAAGGAATTGAGTGCTCAATTTGTGACTGACCCTACTTACAGCAACAAACTCTCTACACGGTTTTACGACGTCAAGGACAAATTGGATCAAGCATACGCTGATCGCGGTGTAAAAGGCGAGCTTCCAGAGTGGTATTCCGATGGGGCGCGCAAGCGCTTGAACAAGTTATCTGAATCAATGTCTAACACACGGAAAGTCATGAAGGCAATCGAGGCAGACAGAAACCTAAGTCAGAAGGAGAAGGAAGAGCAGCTTCGTGAACTGCGCGAAGAAATCAACGAATTGGCACGCATCGGCATCGAACTGACGAAGGATTTGAAAATACCGAAATCATAA
- a CDS encoding tail fiber protein — protein sequence MSRYPWRNTSEDIAGQVESQWETPLGAQAKADKAEANAKAYSDEKLNAHIGTGGAAHANAVPNGLAGFMTGLDKAKLDGIEERANHYVHPATHPPSIIAQDANNRFVSDTEKAAWNAKASTDEATATTKGLMPASDKAKLDESTASATPGTLVQRDASGRFKAATPSAKTDVARKSEVDTVQDDLDAHKADANIHVTKDDHDKLNGIQAGAEVNQNAFSAVKVTGQGDVTAKTKTDALRIAGGTGITITTDPSTSEVKVTATGNATPGPHAETHLPGGTDVIPYATSTTGGLMSPEHVNGIGELDGSLTSHKNATLVHGATEEATANRIIRRDSAGQAKVGAPTEDEHIARKVDCDAAETNAKAYAAPLIHTHDASDIISGTIVAARLPSASTGAKGVVQLSDALNSTSSTLAATANAVKKAYDEALAAKQSGVDAKQQTVDAINSLGGSASTSDSWAVLANKIRGIRQAAGGLDISEAFLSKYNRQAGNNNGKGFINSNDNFLFVVQTGIVTAPNMVLREVNQQGTVVRDTPLAADAGENSMNLQDKQGAVGENVAIFATYGGSTDYYLYVYNLDGTRISKNKVTNADAAYAIDVCRDGANIFIINGRDPISILSDTGTKLFQLASGKVDSILGTGAWLSKTKAFVAVYTDDGYNKLAIITRNGTSFSAVMGVWKLR from the coding sequence ATGAGCCGTTACCCATGGCGCAATACAAGCGAAGACATTGCCGGTCAGGTTGAGTCCCAATGGGAAACACCATTAGGGGCACAGGCAAAGGCAGACAAGGCAGAGGCAAACGCCAAGGCGTACTCAGACGAGAAACTGAATGCGCATATCGGAACTGGTGGCGCGGCTCATGCCAATGCTGTACCTAATGGACTGGCCGGATTTATGACAGGGCTCGATAAGGCTAAGTTGGATGGAATAGAGGAAAGGGCTAATCATTATGTCCATCCGGCAACGCATCCGCCTTCCATCATCGCGCAGGATGCAAATAATCGGTTTGTGTCTGACACAGAAAAAGCAGCTTGGAACGCTAAGGCGAGCACAGATGAGGCGACAGCAACAACCAAGGGGTTGATGCCCGCCAGCGATAAGGCCAAACTTGACGAGAGCACGGCGTCCGCAACCCCGGGAACACTCGTGCAGCGTGACGCATCGGGAAGGTTTAAAGCAGCAACTCCATCAGCAAAAACCGACGTTGCCCGAAAATCAGAGGTCGATACCGTCCAGGATGATCTTGACGCACACAAAGCGGATGCCAACATACACGTCACAAAGGATGACCACGACAAACTGAATGGCATACAAGCAGGGGCGGAGGTCAATCAGAACGCTTTCTCAGCCGTCAAGGTAACCGGTCAGGGGGATGTAACCGCTAAGACAAAGACTGACGCCCTACGGATTGCTGGCGGCACAGGGATTACAATAACAACGGACCCTAGCACGAGTGAGGTTAAAGTTACAGCCACAGGAAACGCAACGCCCGGGCCGCACGCAGAAACACACCTCCCAGGCGGAACGGACGTGATCCCATATGCGACTTCAACAACGGGCGGCTTGATGTCGCCAGAACATGTAAATGGAATAGGGGAACTAGATGGGTCACTGACTTCGCACAAGAACGCCACGCTTGTCCACGGCGCAACTGAAGAGGCGACCGCCAATAGGATCATTAGACGAGATAGTGCGGGACAAGCAAAGGTTGGGGCCCCTACAGAGGATGAGCACATCGCTCGAAAAGTAGATTGTGACGCTGCCGAGACCAATGCAAAGGCATATGCTGCACCTTTGATACACACGCATGATGCCTCTGATATCATTTCTGGAACAATTGTGGCCGCTCGTTTACCATCTGCCTCGACTGGAGCCAAGGGCGTTGTTCAACTTTCGGATGCTCTCAACAGTACATCATCAACGTTGGCTGCCACAGCAAACGCCGTCAAAAAAGCCTACGACGAAGCTCTAGCGGCAAAGCAATCTGGAGTTGATGCCAAGCAACAGACGGTGGACGCCATCAACTCCTTGGGAGGATCTGCGTCCACAAGTGATAGCTGGGCGGTACTGGCCAACAAAATTAGAGGCATCCGGCAAGCCGCAGGCGGGCTGGACATCTCTGAAGCATTCCTATCGAAGTATAACCGTCAAGCAGGCAATAACAACGGTAAAGGGTTTATCAACAGCAATGACAATTTCCTCTTTGTCGTACAAACCGGGATAGTAACAGCACCTAATATGGTACTGCGGGAAGTTAATCAACAGGGAACTGTCGTGAGAGATACGCCGTTAGCAGCCGATGCAGGAGAGAACTCCATGAATTTGCAAGACAAGCAAGGCGCTGTTGGCGAGAATGTGGCGATATTTGCCACATACGGCGGATCTACTGATTACTATCTTTATGTCTATAACCTCGATGGTACAAGGATATCAAAAAATAAGGTAACAAATGCAGATGCTGCTTACGCAATTGATGTGTGCAGAGATGGGGCAAATATATTTATCATAAATGGTCGTGACCCTATCTCTATACTATCTGATACGGGCACAAAACTCTTCCAATTGGCGAGTGGCAAAGTAGACAGTATCCTGGGTACAGGAGCTTGGCTCAGCAAGACAAAGGCATTTGTGGCAGTTTATACAGATGACGGCTACAATAAACTGGCCATAATAACGCGTAACGGAACATCCTTCAGCGCAGTCATGGGGGTGTGGAAGTTACGGTAG